A part of Scophthalmus maximus strain ysfricsl-2021 chromosome 20, ASM2237912v1, whole genome shotgun sequence genomic DNA contains:
- the pdzph1 gene encoding uncharacterized protein pdzph1 isoform X2, whose product MSKRGRRRSSRRKSSSSSKQSVSPYICHKQNKSNSISYKDDVIEKGETDSFRRESVLFASEDEEKSNYSAPKEKRFKQDYRVNSNPNQKSIYTKTTEDKDKGVKIVTSVSVSDLEDSSPNITFQQLHEALSENPSHCSTTPVTNIVKINCSGSQVKLEIQEILQLNASDVKTTFVFTNEKGGGAETAVESKGGGAWTPDNESYEQLQQNVTNHSADKNYRFTFGSTSDQISDSNSKIWDDPNYCRCCAGHRQQVPTDCTWANRPSSPPLLLNLRPQEERKHLHKRFSIDQFWDIPPPQEFADGKYNTLEDLSLDLASCRIGTCSPFDEESGFPYSAKDLAPSFDQLSESDNYEPMFMRPSLSTNRSSFTKEFISSQKRKSWIRNNSIATVEHRACPSAQKRRQTFPGMSEDLGLMQEDLLLPYGESFSSLTMCSCPLQAERLGRCHHGDDKFPALDTPDSEIPSDQPSLLSSSRKTSTEDHPDDTFAVCTQRPGGSSVSYRRKGLRHLDKDFKQSICKDVDSPDTDDCDCKVDLSEVADSGFDQDMGEVEYLSPEPPTEELSQRALAIQVIPPSCSGSEEEMLPSNLVMPIQEDPISSLPKRKSSVMTLTVGGLEQRFLQVDRRSSQGSRVEKPLTSTLDDSCVSAFQHIDVQSLNSNEVTESESKPPGEETGNSSLPLTTEQTNDLQPPVAASCPEICVKEQHLESNKAHKQIVSRCSFEAKEHLKPVMHKEAESGGGGVSDHWARRRKLFKDSQQWSSAGGSSITSDVAEESVSEETRSMDMTIRDNEDGGFYTETFHSSAWIYQGDHVDSGVAPPTLNARTRAVSIRERTVRINKGAGEFPWGFRIQFSKPIVVTEVDTNGAAEEAGLMVGDFVLAVNGTDVTSIPHSEAAELARQGPDDLTLTIGSDIARGPNTPRPACRGYLHKRTQSGLIKGWRKRWFVLTHDCCLHYYRHKRDEGKRRDESAVKLEGAEVGPDVSLGKPFAFKCRPPSGSRVFFFCATSNQEMKRWLDAMERATHPVTQSHVWVDVTRHNSSLPPLAVKSPECLGLLHKLDKSKDAWLQHYCILKDGCLYLYSGIRATRAHGAIYLQGYSVREQTHGFRKSTIELKPPSEEFKTFYFCAENPNENKRWIGALRASVQKWLPLHQALQELMNRPAEETRM is encoded by the exons ATGAGTaagcgggggaggaggaggagcagcaggaggaagagctccagcagcagcaagc AGAGTGTCTCACCGTACATCTGTCACAAGCAGAACAAGAGTAACAGTATCAGCTACAAAGACGACGTCATAGAAAAAGGTGAAACGGACTCGTTCCGAAGGGAAAGTGTTCTGTTTGCATCTGAGGACGAGGAAAAGTCCAACTATTCTGCTCCCAAAGAGAAAAGATTCAAACAAGATTATCGCGTGAATTCAAATCCGAACCAAAAGAGTATTTATACGAAAACGAcggaggacaaagacaaaggggtGAAGATCGTGACGTCGGTGTCCGTCAGCGACCTAGAAGATTCCTCCCCGAACATCACGTTTCAGCAGCTACATGAAGCCTTGTCCGAAAACCCGAGCCACTGCTCAACAACGCCGGTGACCAACATCGTGAAAATCAACTGCAGTGGGTCCCAGGTGAAACTCGAAATTCAAGAAATTCTGCAGCTCAACGCTTCTGACGTCAAGACCACGTTTGTTTTCACGAATGAAAAAGGGGGCGGTGCTGAGACGGCCGTTGAGAGCAAAGGTGGGGGGGCGTGGACTCCAGATAACGAGTCATATGAGCAGCTGCAACAAAATGTGACCAATCACAGCGCAGATAAAAATTACAGATTTACTTTTGGCAGCACGAGCGACCAAATAAGTGATTCAAACTCTAAAATATGGGACGATCCGAACTACTGTCGCTGCTGCGCTGGTCACAGACAACAAGTACCCACCGACTGTACTTGGGCCAACCGTCCATCGAGCCCCCCGTTGCTGTTGAACCTCCGACctcaggaggagaggaagcatcTTCACAAGAGGTTCAGCATCGATCAGTTCTGGGACATTCCTCCGCCCCAGGAGTTTGCAGATGGTAAATACAACACTCTAGAGGACCTGTCGCTCGACCTGGCTTCCTGCAGGATTGGAACATGTAGTCCCTTTGATGAAGAATCCGGATTCCCTTATTCCGCCAAAGATCTGGCGCCTTCTTTTGATCAATTATCGGAATCGGACAACTACGAGCCCATGTTCATGAGACCCTCACTGTCTACCAACAGGTCCAGCTTCACCAAAGAATTCATCAGCTCTCAGAAGAGAAAGTCCTGGATTAGGAACAACAGTATCGCCACAGTCGAACACAGAGCGTGTCCCTCGGCACAGAAGAGGCGGCAGACGTTTCCTGGGATGTCAGAAGATCTGGGATTGATGCAAGAGGATCTGCTGCTGCCCTATGGCGagtctttttcctctttgacgATGTGCTCATGTCCTCTCCAAGCAGAGAGGCTGGGGAGgtgtcaccatggtgatgacAAGTTCCCTGCATTGGACACGCCTGACTCCGAAATCCCAAGTGACCAGCCATCATTGCTCAGCTCGTCCCGTAAGACCAGCACTGAAGATCATCCTGACGACACGTTCGCTGTCTGCACACAGCGTCCTGGAGGAAGCAGCGTCAGTTACCGTCGCAAAGGCCTCAGACACCTGGACAAAGACTTCAAACAGAGCATCTGTAAAGACGTGGATAGTCCGGACACCGATGACTGTGATTGTAAAGTTGATCTAAGTGAAGTAGCAGACAGTGGGTTTGACCAAGACATGGGGGAAGTAGAATATCTCAGCCCAGAGCCCCCAACGGAGGAGCTCAGTCAAAGAGCCCTCGCCATACAAGTCATCCCTCCGTCCTGCAGCGGCTCGGAGGAGGAAATGCTCCCGAGCAACCTCGTCATGCCGATCCAAGAGGATCCAATCTCATCTCTACCTAAACGCAAATCCTCCGTCATGACTCTAACTGTTGGTGGACTGGAACAAAGATTCCTGCAGGTAGACCGCAGATCATCTCAGGGTAGTCGTGTGGAAAAACCTCTTACAAGTACTTTGGACGACTCCTGCGTGTCCGCTTTCCAGCACATTGACGTACAATCACTGAACTCCAACGAGGTGACCGAGAGTGAATCTAAACCACCTGGTGAAGAAACAGGAAACTCGTCTCTGCCACTGACGACAGAGCAGACGAATGATCTGCAACCTCCAGTCGCTGCTTCCTGTCCAGAAATCTGCGTCAAGGAGCAGCACCTTGAATCCAACAAGGCCCACAAACAGATCGTGTCCAGGT gtTCCTTTGAGGCCAAAGAGCATCTGAAGCCCGTGATGCATAAGGAGGCCGAgagcggcggcggtggcgtcTCGGACCACTGGGCCAGGAGACGAAAGCTCTTCAAGGACAGTCAGCAGTGGAGCTCGGCCGGAGGAAGCTCCATCACCAGCGACGTAGCAGAGGAATCAG tatcaGAGGAAACTCGCTCGATGGATATGACGATTCGAGACAATGAAGACGGAGGTTTTTATACGGAGACTTTCCACTCATCAGCGTGGATCTACCAGGGAGACCACGTGGACTCGGGGGTCGCTCCTCCCACCCTCAACGCCCGAACACGAGCGGTTTCAA TTCGCGAGAGGACCGTCCGGATCAACAAAGGGGCCGGAGAGTTTCCCTGGGGCTTTCGAATTCAGTTTTCTAAACCCATTGTGGTCACAGAGGTCGACACAA ACGGAGCCGCTGAAGAAGCAGGACTGATGGTTGGAGACTTTGTCCTGGCCGTCAACGGGACCGACGTCACCAGCATCCCTCACTCCGAGGCCGCCGAACTGGCCCGGCAAG GTCCAGATGATCTAACACTGACGATTGGGTCGGACATCGCTCGCGGTCCCAACACCCCCCGGCCGGCGTGTCGGGGTTACCTCCACAAACGTACCCAGTCCGGTCTGATCAAAGGTTGGAGGAAGAGGTGGTTTGTCCTCACGCACGACTGCTGTCTTCACTACTACAGACACAAGCGG GACGAAGGGAAGAGGCGAGATGAGTCGGCGGTGAAGCTGGAGGGAGCCGAGGTCGGACCGGACGTGTCCCTGGGGAAACCGTTCGCCTTCAAGTGTCGTCCTCCGTCTGGGAGTcgggttttcttcttctgtgcgACGAGCAACcaggaaatgaaaag GTGGCTGGACGCGATGGAGCGAGCGACTCATCCCGTCACACAG AGCCACGTGTGGGTGGACGTCACCAGACACAACTCCAGTCTGCCCCCGCTGGCCGTGAAGAGTCCCGAGTGTCTCGGTCTGCTGCACAAACTGGACAAGAGCAAGGACGCGTGGCTGCAGCACTACTGCATCCTGAAGGACGGCTGCCTCTACCTGTACAGCGGCATCAGAGCCACTCGAGCACACG GTGCCATCTACCTTCAGGGATACTCGGTGCGAGAGCAGACGCACGGATTCAGGAAGTCCACCATCGAGCTGAAGCCTCCGTCTGAGGAGTTCAAGACTTTCTACTTCTGCGCTGAGAATCCAAACGAGAACAAACG GTGGATCGGGGCTCTGAGAGCGTCAGTGCAGAAGTGGCTGCCGCTGCATCAGGCGCTGCAGGAGCTCATGAACCGACCGGCCGAGGAAACACGCATGTGA
- the pdzph1 gene encoding uncharacterized protein pdzph1 isoform X1, with the protein MKLHLNPLNPELCVSFINMLNKFVGVSLAESVSPYICHKQNKSNSISYKDDVIEKGETDSFRRESVLFASEDEEKSNYSAPKEKRFKQDYRVNSNPNQKSIYTKTTEDKDKGVKIVTSVSVSDLEDSSPNITFQQLHEALSENPSHCSTTPVTNIVKINCSGSQVKLEIQEILQLNASDVKTTFVFTNEKGGGAETAVESKGGGAWTPDNESYEQLQQNVTNHSADKNYRFTFGSTSDQISDSNSKIWDDPNYCRCCAGHRQQVPTDCTWANRPSSPPLLLNLRPQEERKHLHKRFSIDQFWDIPPPQEFADGKYNTLEDLSLDLASCRIGTCSPFDEESGFPYSAKDLAPSFDQLSESDNYEPMFMRPSLSTNRSSFTKEFISSQKRKSWIRNNSIATVEHRACPSAQKRRQTFPGMSEDLGLMQEDLLLPYGESFSSLTMCSCPLQAERLGRCHHGDDKFPALDTPDSEIPSDQPSLLSSSRKTSTEDHPDDTFAVCTQRPGGSSVSYRRKGLRHLDKDFKQSICKDVDSPDTDDCDCKVDLSEVADSGFDQDMGEVEYLSPEPPTEELSQRALAIQVIPPSCSGSEEEMLPSNLVMPIQEDPISSLPKRKSSVMTLTVGGLEQRFLQVDRRSSQGSRVEKPLTSTLDDSCVSAFQHIDVQSLNSNEVTESESKPPGEETGNSSLPLTTEQTNDLQPPVAASCPEICVKEQHLESNKAHKQIVSRCSFEAKEHLKPVMHKEAESGGGGVSDHWARRRKLFKDSQQWSSAGGSSITSDVAEESVSEETRSMDMTIRDNEDGGFYTETFHSSAWIYQGDHVDSGVAPPTLNARTRAVSIRERTVRINKGAGEFPWGFRIQFSKPIVVTEVDTNGAAEEAGLMVGDFVLAVNGTDVTSIPHSEAAELARQGPDDLTLTIGSDIARGPNTPRPACRGYLHKRTQSGLIKGWRKRWFVLTHDCCLHYYRHKRDEGKRRDESAVKLEGAEVGPDVSLGKPFAFKCRPPSGSRVFFFCATSNQEMKRWLDAMERATHPVTQSHVWVDVTRHNSSLPPLAVKSPECLGLLHKLDKSKDAWLQHYCILKDGCLYLYSGIRATRAHGAIYLQGYSVREQTHGFRKSTIELKPPSEEFKTFYFCAENPNENKRWIGALRASVQKWLPLHQALQELMNRPAEETRM; encoded by the exons ATGAAActacatttaaatccactaaaTCCAGaattgtgtgtttctttcatcaACATGTTGAACAAGTTCGTTGGTGTTTCTCTTGCAGAGAGTGTCTCACCGTACATCTGTCACAAGCAGAACAAGAGTAACAGTATCAGCTACAAAGACGACGTCATAGAAAAAGGTGAAACGGACTCGTTCCGAAGGGAAAGTGTTCTGTTTGCATCTGAGGACGAGGAAAAGTCCAACTATTCTGCTCCCAAAGAGAAAAGATTCAAACAAGATTATCGCGTGAATTCAAATCCGAACCAAAAGAGTATTTATACGAAAACGAcggaggacaaagacaaaggggtGAAGATCGTGACGTCGGTGTCCGTCAGCGACCTAGAAGATTCCTCCCCGAACATCACGTTTCAGCAGCTACATGAAGCCTTGTCCGAAAACCCGAGCCACTGCTCAACAACGCCGGTGACCAACATCGTGAAAATCAACTGCAGTGGGTCCCAGGTGAAACTCGAAATTCAAGAAATTCTGCAGCTCAACGCTTCTGACGTCAAGACCACGTTTGTTTTCACGAATGAAAAAGGGGGCGGTGCTGAGACGGCCGTTGAGAGCAAAGGTGGGGGGGCGTGGACTCCAGATAACGAGTCATATGAGCAGCTGCAACAAAATGTGACCAATCACAGCGCAGATAAAAATTACAGATTTACTTTTGGCAGCACGAGCGACCAAATAAGTGATTCAAACTCTAAAATATGGGACGATCCGAACTACTGTCGCTGCTGCGCTGGTCACAGACAACAAGTACCCACCGACTGTACTTGGGCCAACCGTCCATCGAGCCCCCCGTTGCTGTTGAACCTCCGACctcaggaggagaggaagcatcTTCACAAGAGGTTCAGCATCGATCAGTTCTGGGACATTCCTCCGCCCCAGGAGTTTGCAGATGGTAAATACAACACTCTAGAGGACCTGTCGCTCGACCTGGCTTCCTGCAGGATTGGAACATGTAGTCCCTTTGATGAAGAATCCGGATTCCCTTATTCCGCCAAAGATCTGGCGCCTTCTTTTGATCAATTATCGGAATCGGACAACTACGAGCCCATGTTCATGAGACCCTCACTGTCTACCAACAGGTCCAGCTTCACCAAAGAATTCATCAGCTCTCAGAAGAGAAAGTCCTGGATTAGGAACAACAGTATCGCCACAGTCGAACACAGAGCGTGTCCCTCGGCACAGAAGAGGCGGCAGACGTTTCCTGGGATGTCAGAAGATCTGGGATTGATGCAAGAGGATCTGCTGCTGCCCTATGGCGagtctttttcctctttgacgATGTGCTCATGTCCTCTCCAAGCAGAGAGGCTGGGGAGgtgtcaccatggtgatgacAAGTTCCCTGCATTGGACACGCCTGACTCCGAAATCCCAAGTGACCAGCCATCATTGCTCAGCTCGTCCCGTAAGACCAGCACTGAAGATCATCCTGACGACACGTTCGCTGTCTGCACACAGCGTCCTGGAGGAAGCAGCGTCAGTTACCGTCGCAAAGGCCTCAGACACCTGGACAAAGACTTCAAACAGAGCATCTGTAAAGACGTGGATAGTCCGGACACCGATGACTGTGATTGTAAAGTTGATCTAAGTGAAGTAGCAGACAGTGGGTTTGACCAAGACATGGGGGAAGTAGAATATCTCAGCCCAGAGCCCCCAACGGAGGAGCTCAGTCAAAGAGCCCTCGCCATACAAGTCATCCCTCCGTCCTGCAGCGGCTCGGAGGAGGAAATGCTCCCGAGCAACCTCGTCATGCCGATCCAAGAGGATCCAATCTCATCTCTACCTAAACGCAAATCCTCCGTCATGACTCTAACTGTTGGTGGACTGGAACAAAGATTCCTGCAGGTAGACCGCAGATCATCTCAGGGTAGTCGTGTGGAAAAACCTCTTACAAGTACTTTGGACGACTCCTGCGTGTCCGCTTTCCAGCACATTGACGTACAATCACTGAACTCCAACGAGGTGACCGAGAGTGAATCTAAACCACCTGGTGAAGAAACAGGAAACTCGTCTCTGCCACTGACGACAGAGCAGACGAATGATCTGCAACCTCCAGTCGCTGCTTCCTGTCCAGAAATCTGCGTCAAGGAGCAGCACCTTGAATCCAACAAGGCCCACAAACAGATCGTGTCCAGGT gtTCCTTTGAGGCCAAAGAGCATCTGAAGCCCGTGATGCATAAGGAGGCCGAgagcggcggcggtggcgtcTCGGACCACTGGGCCAGGAGACGAAAGCTCTTCAAGGACAGTCAGCAGTGGAGCTCGGCCGGAGGAAGCTCCATCACCAGCGACGTAGCAGAGGAATCAG tatcaGAGGAAACTCGCTCGATGGATATGACGATTCGAGACAATGAAGACGGAGGTTTTTATACGGAGACTTTCCACTCATCAGCGTGGATCTACCAGGGAGACCACGTGGACTCGGGGGTCGCTCCTCCCACCCTCAACGCCCGAACACGAGCGGTTTCAA TTCGCGAGAGGACCGTCCGGATCAACAAAGGGGCCGGAGAGTTTCCCTGGGGCTTTCGAATTCAGTTTTCTAAACCCATTGTGGTCACAGAGGTCGACACAA ACGGAGCCGCTGAAGAAGCAGGACTGATGGTTGGAGACTTTGTCCTGGCCGTCAACGGGACCGACGTCACCAGCATCCCTCACTCCGAGGCCGCCGAACTGGCCCGGCAAG GTCCAGATGATCTAACACTGACGATTGGGTCGGACATCGCTCGCGGTCCCAACACCCCCCGGCCGGCGTGTCGGGGTTACCTCCACAAACGTACCCAGTCCGGTCTGATCAAAGGTTGGAGGAAGAGGTGGTTTGTCCTCACGCACGACTGCTGTCTTCACTACTACAGACACAAGCGG GACGAAGGGAAGAGGCGAGATGAGTCGGCGGTGAAGCTGGAGGGAGCCGAGGTCGGACCGGACGTGTCCCTGGGGAAACCGTTCGCCTTCAAGTGTCGTCCTCCGTCTGGGAGTcgggttttcttcttctgtgcgACGAGCAACcaggaaatgaaaag GTGGCTGGACGCGATGGAGCGAGCGACTCATCCCGTCACACAG AGCCACGTGTGGGTGGACGTCACCAGACACAACTCCAGTCTGCCCCCGCTGGCCGTGAAGAGTCCCGAGTGTCTCGGTCTGCTGCACAAACTGGACAAGAGCAAGGACGCGTGGCTGCAGCACTACTGCATCCTGAAGGACGGCTGCCTCTACCTGTACAGCGGCATCAGAGCCACTCGAGCACACG GTGCCATCTACCTTCAGGGATACTCGGTGCGAGAGCAGACGCACGGATTCAGGAAGTCCACCATCGAGCTGAAGCCTCCGTCTGAGGAGTTCAAGACTTTCTACTTCTGCGCTGAGAATCCAAACGAGAACAAACG GTGGATCGGGGCTCTGAGAGCGTCAGTGCAGAAGTGGCTGCCGCTGCATCAGGCGCTGCAGGAGCTCATGAACCGACCGGCCGAGGAAACACGCATGTGA